In Drosophila bipectinata strain 14024-0381.07 chromosome 2R, DbipHiC1v2, whole genome shotgun sequence, one genomic interval encodes:
- the Cpr49Ah gene encoding larval cuticle protein LCP-22, whose amino-acid sequence MKVLILLVLFALTCQAQHHHQHQQHQHPNANNIPRDDKPDHHRHEDHRETSTWIPIIKYNKEQSEDGSYKTEYETGNSIVHEETGFLKDFETNPNGVLVQHGQYSYQSPEGTLVNVQYTADENGFRAIGDHIPTPPAIPEEIQKGLDQIYAGIKLQQERLEQRAKTDPDFARKLEERRVANQNGQYIGLLENQ is encoded by the exons atgaaagtgCTA aTACTCCTCGTACTATTTGCCTTAACCTGCCAAGCCCAGCACCAccatcagcatcaacagcatCAGCATCCCAATGCCAACAACATTCCAAGGGATGACAAGCCGGATCATCACCGACATGAGGACCACCGGGAGACGAGCACCTGGATACCAATCATTAAGTACAACAAGGAGCAGAGTGAAGATGGCAGCTACAAGACGGAGTACGAAACGGGCAACAGCATCGTCCACGAGGAGACGGGCTTTCTAAAGGACTTCGAGACAAATCCCAACGGGGTGCTGGTCCAGCACGGCCAATACTCGTACCAATCGCCGGAGGGAACCCTCGTCAACGTGCAGTACACGGCCGATGAGAACGGATTCAGGGCCATTGGCGATCACATACCCACTCCGCCGGCCATTCCCGAGGAGATCCAAAAGGGACTGGATCAGATCTATGCCGGCATCAAGTTGCAGCAGGAGCGTTTGGAGCAGAGGGCCAAGACTGATCCGGACTTTGCCAGGAAGCTGGAGGAAAGACGGGTTGCCAATCAGAATGGCCAGTACATTGGGCTCCTGGAGAACCAGTAG